A single Methylomonas sp. AM2-LC DNA region contains:
- a CDS encoding methyltransferase codes for MADLLIFIVMDTLLEAPQGQFQIKRMPFRKHELLRGWDAADEYLLKQLSTENPATSSQITLLNDSFGALAVALSPYKPVVISDSYLSQQATRYNLQANGIAADQVQLLDSLTTPTTKIDYLLIKVPKTMALLEHQLYTLKPLLTADSKIIAAGMVKNLPASTWKLLENLIGPTVTSLAVKKARLIFATPDNNLTVQETPYPRSYLLENSSLRIWNHANVFSQNSLDIGSRFLLQHLPDNPDYHDIIDLGCGNGIIGLMTALRLPNSKLYFVDESYMALASAKLNVASGLKTGQAVEFRMDDCLSSFAYQSADCIICNPPFHQQQTVGDHIAWQMFQNAFQVLRKGGELRIIGNRHLQYHTSLKKLFGNCHMIASNQKFVILNSFKR; via the coding sequence GTGGCTGATTTGCTTATTTTTATAGTGATGGACACATTGTTAGAAGCTCCTCAAGGCCAATTCCAGATCAAACGCATGCCTTTTCGCAAACACGAATTGCTACGTGGTTGGGATGCGGCTGATGAATACCTATTAAAACAACTCAGCACTGAAAATCCGGCCACCTCTAGCCAGATTACCCTATTAAACGATAGCTTTGGCGCTCTGGCAGTGGCTCTAAGTCCCTATAAACCCGTTGTTATCTCTGACTCCTATCTCTCTCAACAAGCCACTCGCTACAATCTACAAGCGAATGGTATTGCTGCGGATCAGGTGCAGTTACTGGACAGTCTGACAACACCAACCACCAAAATAGACTATTTACTAATTAAAGTGCCAAAAACCATGGCACTACTTGAGCATCAACTTTACACACTAAAACCTCTATTAACAGCTGATAGCAAAATCATCGCTGCCGGTATGGTTAAAAACCTACCCGCCTCAACCTGGAAATTGCTGGAAAACTTGATAGGCCCTACTGTCACGTCTTTAGCCGTCAAAAAAGCCCGCTTAATTTTCGCAACACCTGATAACAATTTGACTGTGCAAGAAACACCTTATCCGCGCAGCTATCTTTTGGAAAACAGCTCATTACGTATCTGGAATCACGCCAATGTTTTTTCCCAAAATAGTCTGGACATAGGCAGTCGCTTTCTGCTCCAACACCTGCCCGACAATCCTGACTACCATGATATTATCGATTTAGGCTGTGGAAACGGTATTATTGGGCTAATGACAGCCTTGCGTTTACCTAACAGTAAACTTTATTTTGTTGACGAATCCTATATGGCCCTGGCTTCTGCAAAGCTCAACGTAGCATCAGGGCTGAAGACCGGGCAAGCAGTTGAGTTCCGTATGGATGACTGCCTGAGCAGCTTTGCCTATCAGAGTGCAGATTGTATTATTTGTAATCCACCATTTCATCAGCAGCAGACAGTCGGTGACCATATTGCTTGGCAAATGTTTCAAAATGCCTTTCAGGTCCTACGCAAAGGCGGAGAACTGCGTATTATTGGTAATCGACACTTGCAATACCATACCAGCCTGAAAAAGTTATTCGGCAACTGTCACATGATTGCCAGCAATCAAAAATTTGTGATTCTTAATAGTTTTAAACGCTAA